In a genomic window of Halostella litorea:
- a CDS encoding 3-hydroxyacyl-CoA dehydrogenase/enoyl-CoA hydratase family protein, which translates to MENTDIQRVAVLGAGSMGHGIAEVAAIAGYDVALRDVEEEYVDDGLDNIEWSLDKLEEKRRIEESADEVFGRVDGYTDLQAAVGDADLVVEAIPERLDLKKETFAEVDEYAPDHAILASNTSGLSITDMAASTDRPEQVVGTHYFNPPLRMDLVEVVQGERTSSETVEAMHDYVESVGKTPIDVKKDVHGFVVNNVLVPFMSEAAWMLDEGECTVEAADSAMVYDRGYPMGPFELNDYSGIDIAYEFLDASGYDVPPSIEGKFEHETLGRKTGSGFYEYEDGEGPTYEPGDRAGFDTLRIEARMINEAARLIGNDVATAEDIDVGVRLGGRFPLGTCRVGDKIGLDAVLSKLEALHEATGNARYEPAEYLVELVESGRTGEEAGEGFYDYTGEWPYQFLNLELDDEGVLSIEFDRTERLNALSDEMFAEIDRALADANPEEVSCVVFSGAGDRAFSAGVDVTGFMSKEPTEIMDVEESIERVYDFDRPTIAAIDGFCLGGAFELMLACDIRIATENSTFGNPEIDLGLIPGGGSTQRLTRLVGEPRAKELIFRGNHFPAEQAADWGIINRAVPEGEFDDTVEEFVDDLSSGPKTALKVAKQVINEGQDASLKSGLKMESQGFGLLTTTDDMIEGVVAFREDREPDFES; encoded by the coding sequence ATGGAGAACACCGATATCCAGCGCGTCGCGGTTCTCGGCGCAGGTAGCATGGGTCACGGGATCGCGGAAGTCGCTGCGATCGCCGGGTACGACGTCGCACTTCGGGACGTCGAGGAGGAGTACGTCGATGACGGACTCGACAACATCGAGTGGAGTCTCGACAAGTTGGAGGAGAAACGTCGAATCGAGGAATCCGCCGACGAGGTCTTCGGCCGGGTCGACGGCTACACCGACCTGCAGGCCGCCGTCGGGGATGCCGACCTGGTCGTCGAAGCGATCCCGGAGCGGCTCGACCTGAAGAAGGAGACGTTCGCGGAGGTGGACGAGTACGCCCCGGATCATGCGATACTCGCGAGCAACACCTCCGGCCTCTCGATCACCGATATGGCGGCGTCGACCGATCGGCCCGAGCAGGTCGTCGGGACGCACTACTTCAACCCGCCGCTACGGATGGATCTCGTCGAGGTCGTTCAGGGGGAACGGACCAGTTCTGAGACCGTGGAGGCGATGCACGACTACGTCGAATCCGTCGGCAAGACCCCCATCGACGTGAAGAAAGACGTCCACGGGTTCGTCGTCAACAACGTCCTCGTTCCGTTCATGAGCGAAGCGGCGTGGATGCTCGACGAGGGCGAGTGCACCGTCGAGGCGGCCGACTCCGCGATGGTGTACGACCGGGGCTATCCGATGGGGCCGTTCGAACTCAACGACTACAGCGGGATCGACATCGCCTACGAGTTCCTCGACGCCTCGGGGTACGACGTGCCCCCGTCGATCGAGGGGAAGTTCGAGCACGAAACCCTCGGGCGGAAAACCGGGAGCGGGTTCTACGAATACGAGGACGGGGAGGGCCCCACCTACGAACCCGGCGACCGAGCGGGCTTCGACACCCTCCGCATCGAGGCGCGGATGATCAACGAGGCGGCCCGACTGATCGGCAACGACGTCGCGACGGCCGAGGATATCGACGTCGGCGTTCGCCTCGGCGGTCGATTCCCGCTCGGTACCTGTCGCGTCGGCGATAAGATCGGGCTCGACGCCGTCCTCTCGAAGCTGGAGGCCCTCCACGAGGCGACCGGAAACGCCCGCTACGAGCCCGCCGAGTACCTGGTCGAGCTAGTCGAGTCGGGCAGGACCGGTGAGGAAGCCGGGGAGGGCTTCTACGACTACACCGGGGAGTGGCCCTATCAGTTCCTCAACCTCGAACTCGACGACGAGGGCGTCCTCTCTATCGAGTTCGACCGGACGGAACGGCTCAACGCCCTCTCCGACGAGATGTTCGCCGAGATCGACCGTGCGCTGGCCGATGCGAACCCCGAGGAGGTCTCCTGTGTCGTCTTCTCCGGCGCGGGCGACCGCGCGTTCTCCGCCGGCGTCGACGTGACGGGCTTCATGTCGAAGGAGCCGACCGAGATCATGGACGTCGAGGAGTCCATCGAGCGGGTGTACGACTTCGACCGCCCGACGATCGCCGCGATCGACGGGTTCTGTCTCGGGGGTGCCTTCGAACTGATGCTCGCCTGCGACATCCGCATCGCGACCGAGAACTCGACGTTCGGGAACCCGGAGATCGACCTCGGCCTGATCCCCGGCGGCGGGTCCACGCAGCGGCTCACCCGTCTCGTGGGCGAACCCCGGGCGAAGGAGTTGATCTTCCGGGGCAACCACTTCCCCGCGGAGCAGGCGGCCGACTGGGGCATCATCAACCGCGCGGTGCCCGAGGGGGAGTTCGACGACACCGTCGAGGAGTTCGTCGACGACCTCAGCTCCGGTCCCAAGACCGCGCTCAAGGTGGCGAAACAGGTCATCAACGAGGGACAGGACGCGAGCCTGAAGAGCGGGTTGAAGATGGAGAGCCAGGGGTTCGGACTGCTCACTACGACTGACGACATGATCGAGGGCGTCGTGGCGTTCCGCGAGGACCGCGAGCCCGACTTCGAGAGCTAA
- a CDS encoding thiolase C-terminal domain-containing protein, with translation MSGNAAIVGGGTTDWGERDATWKDLAQEAGKATFDDVDGLEPDDVEGLFVGAVQPERFAFQSHVAPLAAELLGIDANKMIARTELACASGQAALRYAWLAIAAGQLDVALVLGVEKMNIGKEYMPEMQSNMTNVLDREFDGVNGLNGPSHFAQFAQRHMHEHGTTREQLAMVSAKNKNHAAETDFAHYSRNVSVDDVLDSYPIAPPLNLLDCSGITDGATGVLVVSDEKAAELGVDTAAYITGSGQSCMSSNSINNLPSITTWPQAGEASREAYDQAGIEDPLEEIDVAEVHDCFSISEIIEYEQLGFCEEGEGGEFIEEGRSELDGDVAVNPRGGLLGCGHPLGATGVSQALEVYRQFAGDVPSSRAVAGDPDTGLIHNLSGSGSVHSVMTLGRDPQ, from the coding sequence ATGTCAGGAAACGCTGCTATCGTCGGCGGTGGGACGACCGATTGGGGCGAACGCGACGCCACGTGGAAGGATCTGGCCCAGGAGGCCGGGAAGGCGACGTTCGACGACGTCGATGGCCTCGAACCCGACGACGTCGAGGGGTTGTTCGTCGGGGCCGTGCAACCCGAACGGTTCGCCTTCCAGAGCCACGTCGCTCCCCTCGCCGCGGAACTGCTCGGCATCGACGCCAACAAGATGATCGCCCGGACGGAGCTTGCGTGCGCCAGCGGGCAAGCGGCGCTGCGGTACGCGTGGCTGGCGATCGCCGCGGGCCAACTGGACGTGGCGCTCGTGTTGGGCGTGGAGAAGATGAACATCGGGAAGGAGTACATGCCCGAGATGCAGTCGAACATGACGAACGTGCTCGACCGGGAGTTCGACGGCGTCAACGGCCTCAACGGCCCCTCACACTTCGCCCAGTTCGCCCAGCGACACATGCACGAGCACGGCACCACGCGCGAACAACTCGCCATGGTGAGTGCGAAGAACAAGAACCACGCAGCGGAGACCGACTTCGCTCACTACTCCCGGAACGTGAGCGTCGACGACGTTCTGGATTCGTACCCCATCGCGCCGCCGCTGAACCTGCTTGACTGCAGCGGCATAACCGACGGTGCGACGGGCGTTCTCGTCGTCAGCGACGAGAAGGCGGCGGAGCTGGGTGTCGACACGGCCGCCTACATCACCGGCAGCGGTCAGTCGTGCATGTCGAGCAATTCGATAAACAACCTCCCCTCGATCACGACCTGGCCGCAGGCCGGGGAGGCCTCACGGGAGGCCTACGATCAGGCCGGAATCGAGGACCCGCTCGAGGAGATCGACGTCGCGGAGGTCCACGACTGCTTCTCGATCAGCGAGATCATCGAGTACGAACAGCTCGGCTTCTGCGAGGAGGGTGAAGGCGGCGAGTTCATCGAGGAGGGCCGAAGCGAACTCGACGGCGACGTCGCGGTCAATCCCCGCGGCGGACTGCTCGGCTGCGGGCATCCGCTCGGTGCGACCGGCGTTTCGCAGGCCCTGGAGGTATACCGCCAGTTCGCTGGCGACGTGCCGAGCAGCCGCGCCGTAGCCGGCGACCCCGACACGGGGCTGATCCACAACCTCAGCGGGAGCGGGTCGGTTCACAGCGTCATGACGCTCGGGAGGGATCCACAATGA
- a CDS encoding Zn-ribbon domain-containing OB-fold protein, which translates to MSDDNATTDPAALPDGGEEPPRETVSVPDEVELPRLLDFYELQDPEHTRIHRFYDELRDGEFRTTRCRDCDSLHFPPRIVCPECLSDDLAYTDLPHEGEMHSFTEVRGTAAIGMNEDTPFVVGVVDLGPVKLSARIDDASHEDLEIGSPVRLKIVDIDGPREQDRVFYRFVPV; encoded by the coding sequence ATGAGCGACGACAACGCGACCACCGACCCGGCTGCACTGCCCGACGGCGGCGAGGAACCGCCGAGAGAAACGGTCTCGGTCCCCGACGAGGTCGAGCTCCCGCGGCTGCTCGACTTCTACGAGCTACAGGACCCCGAACACACGCGGATCCACCGGTTTTACGACGAACTCCGGGACGGCGAGTTCAGGACCACTCGGTGCCGGGACTGTGACTCGCTTCACTTCCCGCCGCGGATCGTCTGTCCCGAGTGTCTGAGCGACGACCTCGCGTACACGGACCTCCCCCACGAGGGCGAGATGCACTCCTTTACCGAGGTTCGGGGGACCGCCGCGATCGGCATGAACGAGGACACGCCGTTCGTCGTGGGCGTCGTCGATCTCGGGCCGGTGAAGCTCTCCGCCCGCATCGACGACGCCTCCCACGAGGACCTCGAGATCGGAAGCCCGGTTCGGCTGAAGATCGTCGACATCGACGGGCCGCGGGAGCAAGACCGGGTCTTCTACCGGTTCGTACCGGTGTAA
- a CDS encoding haloalkane dehalogenase, translated as MPLVSTPEDRFTKVPDYDYPVERVAVGDPEMAYVDAPGNGPETFLCLHGEPTWGYLYRGLIDRLTDRGRVVVPDAIGFGRSDKYTEREEYDFRLHYDALTTFIERLNLSNITLVCQDWGGALGLTAAANHPKRFARLVPMNTDLPTGDQEMPAEWHRFHDFVESASELEIGRLVRNGTARKLSDAEVAAYDAPYGSEAEKAGAYEWPKMVPRRGGGDGGSLTAAARERLGSWEKPAFVLFSDGDPITRNARDDLRALFPTATEQPDRWISNAGHYLQEDAPEEIAECIVRFVDRT; from the coding sequence ATGCCGCTCGTCTCGACGCCGGAGGACCGCTTTACGAAGGTTCCGGACTACGACTATCCCGTCGAACGCGTCGCGGTCGGCGACCCGGAAATGGCCTACGTCGACGCGCCCGGTAACGGGCCGGAGACGTTTCTCTGTCTGCACGGTGAACCGACGTGGGGTTACCTCTATCGGGGGCTAATCGACCGCCTCACCGATCGGGGGCGGGTCGTCGTCCCGGACGCTATCGGCTTCGGACGCTCGGACAAGTACACGGAGCGCGAGGAGTACGACTTCCGCCTCCACTACGACGCGCTGACCACCTTCATCGAGCGACTGAACCTCTCGAACATCACGTTGGTCTGTCAGGACTGGGGCGGGGCGCTCGGCCTGACCGCCGCGGCAAACCATCCCAAACGGTTCGCTCGGCTCGTACCGATGAACACCGATCTCCCGACAGGTGACCAGGAGATGCCCGCGGAGTGGCATCGCTTCCACGACTTCGTTGAGTCGGCGTCGGAGCTAGAGATCGGTCGACTCGTCCGGAACGGAACCGCGCGCAAACTGTCGGACGCCGAGGTCGCGGCGTACGACGCCCCATACGGGAGCGAAGCCGAGAAGGCCGGCGCCTACGAGTGGCCGAAGATGGTCCCTCGTCGGGGTGGCGGTGACGGGGGCTCCCTGACTGCGGCCGCCAGAGAGCGACTCGGGTCCTGGGAGAAGCCGGCCTTCGTGCTGTTCTCGGACGGCGATCCGATCACCCGTAATGCCCGGGACGACCTGCGAGCGCTGTTCCCGACGGCGACCGAACAACCGGACCGCTGGATATCGAACGCCGGCCACTACCTTCAGGAGGACGCTCCGGAGGAGATAGCCGAGTGCATCGTCCGCTTCGTCGACCGGACGTGA
- a CDS encoding long-chain-fatty-acid--CoA ligase codes for MRKPLLTTDYLDRAVDLFGDDIGVVADDGTEYTYGELGERIDRLSDALADWGVEKGDRVALLSPNSHYFIETLYATMQMGALFVPLNFRLQPEEYDYLIDDCDPDVVIADYGFAEKLAHLQGEEDVEEWVVYDAERYAEQGGDVSEWHDYEAALDGADPDAFERPDISEDDDATILYTSGTTGDPKGVVHTHRIQHYHALVHAHHVEFEDDDNLLWTSPMFHINGWGHIYGLTGIGGTHVILREFDPAEVFERVNEYDISFLGGAPTVLNLLLEYYEDADVPSTGDMPVRVETAASPPPKQTIRRTEDELDWRIIHAYGATETGPLITTSNSRRKIDRGDKYDIINKPGFATLNTEIRVVDEDGEDVPYDDETKGEVITRGNQVLDRYWNKPDATERAFHDRVDGWFHTGDIATWDENRMITIVDRKKDIIISGGENISSIEVQDTIYDHPDVQVAAVIGVPHEKWGETPKALVVKREGSDLDEEKLIEFCRERLAHYKCPTRVEFRESLPQTSTGKIQKYELREEHWDEEERKVK; via the coding sequence ATGCGCAAACCACTACTCACGACGGACTATTTGGACCGGGCGGTCGACCTGTTCGGTGACGATATCGGAGTCGTCGCCGACGACGGGACGGAGTACACGTACGGGGAGTTGGGTGAGCGTATCGACAGGCTCTCCGACGCGCTGGCCGACTGGGGAGTCGAGAAGGGGGACCGCGTCGCCCTGCTCTCGCCGAACTCCCACTACTTCATCGAGACGCTCTACGCGACGATGCAGATGGGCGCTCTGTTCGTTCCGCTGAACTTCCGCCTCCAGCCCGAGGAGTACGATTACCTCATCGACGACTGCGACCCCGACGTCGTCATCGCCGACTACGGCTTCGCGGAGAAACTCGCACATCTGCAGGGAGAGGAAGACGTTGAGGAGTGGGTCGTCTACGACGCGGAACGGTACGCCGAGCAGGGGGGAGACGTCTCGGAGTGGCACGACTACGAAGCCGCTCTGGACGGGGCCGACCCCGACGCGTTCGAACGCCCGGACATCAGCGAGGACGACGACGCCACCATACTCTACACGAGCGGGACGACCGGCGACCCCAAGGGGGTAGTTCACACGCACCGTATCCAGCACTACCACGCGCTCGTTCACGCCCACCACGTGGAGTTCGAGGACGACGACAACCTGCTGTGGACCTCCCCCATGTTCCACATCAACGGGTGGGGGCACATCTACGGTCTCACCGGCATCGGGGGAACGCACGTCATCCTCCGCGAGTTCGACCCGGCGGAGGTGTTCGAACGGGTCAACGAGTACGACATCTCGTTCCTCGGGGGCGCGCCGACGGTGCTCAACCTCCTGCTGGAGTACTACGAGGACGCGGACGTTCCCTCGACCGGGGACATGCCGGTCCGCGTCGAAACCGCGGCGAGTCCGCCGCCGAAGCAGACGATCCGGCGTACCGAGGACGAACTCGACTGGCGGATCATCCACGCCTACGGGGCGACGGAGACGGGACCGCTGATCACGACGAGCAACTCGCGGCGCAAGATCGACCGGGGCGACAAGTACGACATCATCAACAAGCCCGGCTTCGCGACGCTGAACACCGAGATCCGGGTCGTCGACGAGGACGGCGAGGACGTCCCGTACGACGACGAGACGAAGGGGGAGGTGATCACGCGCGGCAATCAGGTGCTGGACCGCTACTGGAACAAGCCCGACGCGACCGAGCGGGCGTTCCACGACCGCGTCGACGGGTGGTTCCACACCGGCGACATCGCGACGTGGGACGAGAACCGCATGATAACCATCGTCGACCGGAAGAAGGACATCATCATCTCGGGCGGCGAGAACATCTCCAGCATCGAGGTACAGGACACCATCTACGACCACCCCGACGTGCAAGTGGCGGCGGTCATCGGCGTCCCTCACGAGAAGTGGGGTGAAACGCCGAAGGCGCTCGTGGTCAAACGTGAGGGGTCGGACCTCGACGAGGAGAAACTCATCGAGTTCTGCCGCGAGCGGCTGGCACATTACAAGTGCCCGACCCGCGTCGAGTTCCGGGAGAGCCTCCCCCAGACGTCCACCGGCAAGATCCAGAAGTACGAGCTCCGCGAGGAGCACTGGGACGAGGAGGAGCGGAAAGTCAAGTGA
- a CDS encoding VOC family protein — MAAEDLNIRVDHVGIAVESVEDAEPLLTTFGCEKLIDDTVEDRFRYAYYRLGDASRIELIEPIAEESFLTDFLDRHGRGLHHVTLEVADIDAVIDTLGAADVDVVDRRSYEGWTEAFVSPRNDTGVLFQLMEYHEPFATEQGIDPGTLYVGGDRLSADE; from the coding sequence ATGGCCGCGGAAGACCTGAACATCCGGGTAGACCACGTCGGCATCGCCGTCGAATCGGTCGAAGACGCCGAACCGCTGTTGACCACCTTCGGCTGCGAGAAACTCATCGACGACACCGTCGAGGACCGATTTCGCTACGCCTACTATCGACTCGGGGACGCCTCCCGAATCGAACTGATCGAACCGATCGCCGAGGAATCGTTTCTCACGGACTTCCTGGACCGTCACGGACGGGGCCTGCACCACGTGACGCTGGAAGTGGCGGATATCGATGCGGTGATCGACACGCTCGGCGCTGCGGACGTAGATGTCGTCGACAGGCGGTCCTACGAGGGCTGGACCGAAGCGTTCGTCTCCCCTCGCAACGACACCGGCGTCCTCTTTCAGTTGATGGAGTACCACGAACCCTTCGCGACGGAGCAGGGAATCGACCCGGGGACGTTGTACGTCGGTGGAGACAGACTCAGCGCTGACGAGTGA
- a CDS encoding acetyl-CoA carboxylase biotin carboxylase subunit, translated as MFRKVLVANRGEIAVRVMRACEELNIGTVAVYSEADRNGGHVRYADEAYNVGPAKASESYLDQEAIMEAARKADADAIHPGYGFLAENAEFAARVEDSEITWVGPSSDAMERMGEKTKARKAMAAADVPIVPGTTDPVDDVSEVEDFGEEHGYPVAIKAEGGGGGRGMKVVESADEAADQLESAKREGEAYFDNDSVYLERYLENPRHIEVQILADEHGNVRHLGERDCSLQRRHQKVIEEGPSPALSDELREKIGEAARRGVSEAGYTNAGTVEFLVEEEDRDPDEPLGPDANFYFLEVNTRIQVEHTVTEEITGIDIVKEQLRVAAGQELDFAQDDVTFDGHAIEFRINAENAANEFAPAQGGELATYDPPGGIGVRLDDALRQGDELVTDYDSMVAKLIVHGSDREECISRSLRALREYDIEGIVTIVPFHRLMLTDERFTNGTHTTKYLDEELDRDRIAEAQEQWGTEDAGSADDDEEVVEREFTVEVNGKRFEVNLEERGAAPVAVDSGGGGSATAERPDAAGGSGSDDGGTEITGEGERVTAEMQGTILDVNVAEGDEVAAGDVICVLEAMKMENDIVAERGGTVTQVAIDEGDSVDMGDVLVVLD; from the coding sequence ATGTTCAGGAAGGTTCTCGTGGCGAACCGCGGGGAGATCGCCGTCCGCGTGATGCGGGCCTGTGAGGAACTGAACATCGGCACCGTCGCCGTCTACAGCGAGGCCGACAGGAACGGCGGGCACGTCCGCTACGCCGACGAGGCGTACAACGTCGGCCCGGCGAAAGCCAGCGAGTCCTACCTGGACCAGGAGGCGATCATGGAGGCCGCCCGGAAGGCCGACGCCGACGCCATCCACCCCGGGTACGGCTTCCTCGCCGAGAACGCCGAGTTCGCGGCCCGGGTCGAGGACAGCGAGATCACCTGGGTCGGCCCGTCGAGCGACGCGATGGAGCGGATGGGCGAGAAGACGAAGGCCCGAAAGGCGATGGCCGCCGCCGACGTGCCGATCGTCCCCGGGACGACCGATCCCGTCGACGACGTGTCCGAGGTCGAGGACTTCGGCGAGGAGCACGGCTACCCCGTCGCCATCAAGGCGGAGGGCGGCGGCGGCGGCCGCGGGATGAAGGTCGTCGAGAGCGCCGACGAGGCCGCCGACCAGCTGGAGAGCGCGAAGCGCGAGGGGGAGGCGTACTTCGACAACGACTCGGTCTACCTCGAACGCTACCTGGAGAACCCCCGGCACATCGAGGTGCAGATCCTCGCGGACGAGCACGGCAACGTCCGCCACCTCGGCGAGCGCGACTGTTCGCTCCAGCGCCGCCACCAGAAGGTGATCGAGGAGGGGCCAAGCCCCGCGCTGTCGGACGAACTCCGCGAGAAGATCGGCGAGGCGGCCCGCCGCGGCGTCAGCGAGGCGGGCTACACCAACGCCGGCACCGTCGAGTTCCTCGTCGAGGAGGAGGACCGCGACCCCGACGAGCCGCTCGGCCCGGACGCGAACTTCTACTTCCTCGAAGTGAACACCCGAATTCAGGTCGAACACACCGTCACGGAGGAGATCACCGGGATCGACATCGTGAAAGAGCAACTCCGCGTCGCGGCCGGCCAGGAACTCGACTTCGCGCAGGACGACGTGACGTTCGACGGCCACGCCATCGAGTTCCGGATCAACGCCGAGAACGCCGCCAACGAGTTCGCGCCGGCCCAGGGCGGCGAACTCGCGACGTACGACCCGCCGGGCGGCATCGGCGTCCGCCTCGACGACGCGCTCCGGCAGGGCGACGAACTCGTGACCGACTACGACTCGATGGTCGCGAAGCTCATCGTCCACGGGTCGGACCGCGAGGAGTGCATCTCCCGGAGCCTCCGGGCGCTGCGCGAGTACGACATCGAGGGCATCGTCACTATCGTCCCGTTCCACCGCCTGATGCTCACCGACGAGCGGTTCACGAACGGCACGCACACCACGAAGTACCTGGACGAGGAACTGGACCGCGACCGCATCGCGGAAGCCCAGGAGCAGTGGGGCACCGAGGACGCCGGGAGCGCGGACGACGACGAGGAGGTCGTCGAGCGCGAGTTCACCGTCGAGGTCAACGGCAAGCGCTTCGAGGTGAACCTGGAGGAACGCGGCGCGGCCCCGGTCGCCGTCGATTCCGGCGGCGGCGGTTCCGCGACCGCGGAGCGCCCCGACGCCGCCGGCGGCAGCGGGAGCGACGACGGCGGCACGGAGATCACCGGCGAGGGCGAGCGGGTGACCGCGGAGATGCAGGGCACCATCCTCGACGTCAACGTCGCGGAGGGCGACGAGGTCGCCGCCGGCGACGTGATCTGCGTGCTGGAGGCGATGAAGATGGAGAACGACATCGTCGCCGAGCGCGGCGGGACGGTCACGCAGGTCGCCATCGACGAGGGCGACAGCGTCGACATGGGCGACGTGCTGGTGGTGCTCGACTGA